From Sporosarcina sp. Te-1, the proteins below share one genomic window:
- a CDS encoding AraC family ligand binding domain-containing protein: MDKFIYKKAADITALSASFTDFQYKKHSHKEYAIGVTLRGIQQYHLDGSLQLSYPSGVMLFNPEQPHDGMAHDESGLDYVMLYIDPQMLLEVTGKKDIVRFQAPIVYNDGLKQSVLQLAQAISKGKDEALCNELFLSLTDRLVQSNFSGDSKKDNTLILKAKELLHADLGKVLKLDEISEELDLSKFQFIRLFKSHTGITPYQYYLNCKIERAKELLDANRDIYTTVAECNFVDLPHLNKHFKRVYGITAFEYAVHLY; encoded by the coding sequence TTTCCAGTATAAAAAGCATTCCCATAAGGAGTATGCAATCGGTGTAACCCTGCGCGGTATACAACAATATCATTTGGATGGCAGCTTACAGCTATCCTATCCAAGCGGCGTGATGCTTTTCAATCCGGAACAGCCACACGATGGAATGGCGCATGACGAATCGGGTCTCGATTATGTCATGCTCTACATTGATCCGCAAATGCTTTTAGAGGTTACCGGTAAAAAGGATATTGTTCGTTTTCAGGCACCTATCGTGTACAATGATGGACTTAAACAAAGTGTCTTGCAACTAGCCCAGGCCATATCAAAGGGAAAAGACGAAGCACTTTGCAATGAATTGTTCCTATCACTTACAGATCGTCTCGTCCAATCGAATTTTTCGGGTGATTCGAAGAAAGATAACACGTTAATACTAAAAGCCAAAGAACTGCTCCATGCGGATTTGGGGAAGGTACTGAAACTGGACGAGATTAGTGAAGAGTTAGATCTATCAAAGTTCCAGTTTATCCGGTTGTTCAAGTCGCATACAGGCATTACGCCTTATCAATACTATCTTAACTGTAAAATTGAACGTGCTAAGGAACTGCTGGATGCGAATCGGGATATTTACACAACAGTAGCTGAATGTAATTTCGTTGATTTACCCCATCTAAATAAACATTTTAAAAGAGTATACGGGATCACAGCATTTGAATACGCTGTACATTTATATTAG